The following are encoded together in the Thermus neutrinimicus genome:
- a CDS encoding ABC transporter permease has protein sequence MTRARRLQQLPGLLPFLVPALLTGGGVALPLLYLALRALEADPETLRDILLRPKNLELVRNTLSLLLGVLLLTTLLALPLAFLTTRTDLRGKRLFSILLTLPLAIPGYVGAYVILSATGPGGILPLPRLEGYWGALLVLSLITYPYLFLGLRAAFLGLDPSLEEAARTLGLRPLRAFLQVVFPQLLPALLSGYLVVGLHVLGDFGTVSLLRYETFSYAIYLQYSAAFDRVYAAWLALFLLLFTGGLLLLEGAFLRRLSLARTGKGSGKRARPLSLGRFTPWAYLLLLLPVLLALVLPLYALFHLASRFPRENLTGLWEALSHSAMAAIPASLLAVGMALPIAYLAVRYPSPASRFLERLAYLGYAIPPLAFALAWIFFSLKGLPLLYGTLPLLILVLAFHFLAEGLGPVRGALYQVPRRLEEAARTLGDTPARAFFRVTFPLLWRGAVAGGALAFIGAVKELPITLLLAPMGYSTLSTRVFSYTQEAMFAEAAPFALAIALLSAAFVGVLLWSERRF, from the coding sequence ATGACCAGGGCAAGAAGGCTCCAGCAACTTCCTGGGCTCCTGCCCTTCCTGGTGCCCGCCCTCCTCACGGGGGGCGGGGTGGCCCTTCCCCTCCTCTACCTGGCCTTAAGGGCCCTGGAAGCGGATCCCGAAACCTTGAGGGACATCCTCCTCCGCCCCAAGAACCTGGAGCTGGTCAGGAACACCCTTTCCCTCCTCCTGGGGGTTCTCCTCCTCACCACCCTCCTCGCCCTGCCCCTGGCCTTCCTCACCACCCGCACCGACCTTAGGGGAAAGCGCCTCTTCTCCATCCTCCTCACCCTGCCCCTGGCCATCCCCGGCTACGTGGGCGCCTACGTGATCCTTTCGGCCACGGGGCCCGGGGGGATCCTCCCCTTGCCCCGCCTCGAGGGGTACTGGGGGGCCCTTCTCGTCCTCTCCCTCATCACCTACCCCTACCTCTTCCTGGGCTTGCGGGCCGCCTTTTTGGGGCTGGACCCCAGCCTGGAAGAGGCCGCCCGCACCCTGGGCTTGAGGCCTTTAAGGGCCTTTCTCCAGGTGGTCTTTCCCCAGCTCCTCCCCGCCCTCCTTTCGGGATACCTGGTGGTGGGCCTCCACGTCCTGGGGGACTTCGGCACCGTGAGCCTTCTGCGCTACGAGACCTTCTCCTACGCCATCTACCTCCAGTACAGCGCCGCCTTTGACCGGGTGTACGCCGCCTGGCTGGCCCTTTTCCTCCTCCTCTTCACCGGGGGGCTTCTTCTTCTGGAAGGAGCCTTCCTCCGCCGCCTCAGCCTGGCCCGCACGGGAAAGGGGAGCGGGAAAAGGGCCAGGCCCCTAAGCCTAGGCAGGTTCACCCCCTGGGCTTACCTCCTGCTCCTCCTCCCCGTCCTCCTGGCCCTGGTCCTTCCCCTCTATGCCCTTTTCCACCTGGCAAGCCGCTTTCCCCGAGAAAACCTCACGGGGCTTTGGGAAGCCCTCTCCCACTCCGCCATGGCCGCCATCCCCGCCTCCCTCCTGGCGGTGGGCATGGCCCTGCCCATCGCCTACCTGGCGGTGCGCTACCCCTCGCCTGCCTCCCGCTTCCTGGAGAGGCTGGCCTATTTGGGCTACGCCATCCCCCCCTTGGCCTTCGCCCTGGCCTGGATCTTCTTCAGCCTGAAGGGCCTTCCCCTCCTCTACGGCACCCTGCCCCTCCTCATCCTGGTCTTGGCCTTCCACTTCCTGGCCGAGGGCCTGGGGCCGGTGCGGGGGGCGCTTTACCAGGTGCCACGGCGCCTCGAGGAGGCGGCCAGGACCCTGGGGGACACCCCGGCGCGGGCCTTCTTCCGCGTGACCTTCCCCCTCCTCTGGCGGGGAGCGGTGGCGGGAGGGGCTTTGGCCTTTATCGGGGCGGTGAAGGAGCTCCCCATCACCCTCCTCCTCGCCCCCATGGGGTACAGCACCCTTTCCACCCGGGTTTTCAGCTACACTCAGGAAGCCATGTTCGCCGAGGCCGCCCCCTTCGCCCTGGCCATCGCCCTCCTCTCGGCGGCCTTCGTGGGGGTGTTGCTTTGGAGCGAGCGCCGCTTTTAG
- a CDS encoding iron ABC transporter substrate-binding protein produces the protein MQLRRFLTLIGLAALGLAFAQQQTLTLYSGRGQSLVEPLVRQFQAETGIRVQVRYGTDAQILAALQEEGSRSPADVFWANTAGALGQAASKGLLRPLGDTLLRQPLAFVPASKAWVPVTVRLRVLAYNPQRLKPEELPASILDLPRFAQEKGLVGRVGWTPTYSSFQDMVAGMIALHGESRTREWLSAMKALNPKSYASNPAMLDAIRAGEIDLGSTNHYYVVRFRRAGYNLGLHYFRDGDAGNLALVTGAGILKTSKNLVAANRFLTYLLSPKGQQYFAGAVGEYPLVKGVVADAQLLPLEEALGKSPKLDFEKLPLDQALRLLRELGIL, from the coding sequence ATGCAACTTAGAAGGTTCCTGACCCTTATCGGCCTTGCGGCTTTAGGACTGGCCTTTGCCCAGCAGCAGACCCTAACCCTCTACTCCGGGCGGGGGCAGAGCCTGGTGGAACCCTTGGTGAGGCAGTTCCAGGCGGAAACCGGTATCCGGGTCCAGGTGCGCTACGGCACCGACGCCCAGATCCTGGCGGCCTTGCAGGAGGAAGGAAGCCGTTCCCCGGCGGATGTCTTCTGGGCCAACACCGCGGGCGCCCTGGGCCAGGCGGCAAGCAAAGGGCTCTTGAGGCCCTTGGGGGATACCCTGCTTAGGCAACCCCTGGCCTTCGTGCCCGCCTCCAAGGCCTGGGTGCCGGTAACCGTGCGCCTGAGGGTCCTGGCCTATAACCCCCAAAGGCTTAAGCCGGAAGAGCTTCCCGCAAGCATCCTGGACCTCCCCCGCTTCGCCCAGGAAAAGGGCCTTGTAGGCCGGGTGGGCTGGACCCCCACCTACTCCAGCTTCCAGGACATGGTGGCGGGGATGATCGCCCTCCATGGGGAAAGCAGGACCCGGGAGTGGCTTTCCGCCATGAAGGCCCTAAACCCCAAGAGCTACGCCTCTAACCCGGCCATGCTGGACGCCATCCGCGCTGGGGAGATCGACCTCGGCTCCACCAACCACTACTACGTGGTGCGCTTCCGCCGGGCCGGGTACAACCTGGGGCTCCACTACTTCAGGGACGGGGATGCGGGTAACCTGGCCTTGGTCACGGGGGCAGGCATCCTCAAGACCTCCAAGAACCTGGTGGCCGCAAACCGCTTCCTCACCTACCTGCTTTCCCCCAAGGGACAGCAGTACTTCGCGGGTGCCGTGGGGGAATACCCCTTGGTGAAGGGAGTGGTGGCCGATGCCCAACTTTTGCCCCTCGAGGAGGCCCTGGGGAAAAGCCCCAAGCTGGACTTTGAGAAGCTCCCCCTGGACCAGGCCCTAAGGCTCCTGAGGGAACTGGGGATTCTCTAG
- a CDS encoding metalloenzyme codes for MLFLFVDGLGLGEALEELFPFLLELSPKALDATLGVEGLPQSGTGQTTLLTGVNAAKLLGYHQGPFPSPRLRPLLRQGLYAWAREEGLNVLHANAYRPEYLKRATGGRRLMLSAFAQAALLAGLPLLPLGHPLALPPAFWEDPLGVGAKTAALARGFDLVVLEYWALDLAAHRLPDTLPERFRELSLFLKGFLEEGGTLLLTSDHGNAEEPWHPNHTRNPVPLVHTGETPFWPQDLAGVFPWLQVIITSKLRKSDRNT; via the coding sequence GTGCTCTTCCTCTTCGTGGACGGCCTGGGCCTGGGAGAGGCCTTGGAGGAGCTCTTCCCCTTCCTCTTGGAACTTTCCCCCAAGGCCTTGGACGCCACCTTAGGGGTGGAGGGCCTGCCCCAGTCGGGGACGGGCCAGACCACCCTCCTCACCGGGGTCAATGCCGCTAAGCTTCTAGGCTACCATCAAGGGCCTTTTCCCAGCCCCAGGCTCAGGCCCCTTCTCCGGCAAGGCCTTTACGCCTGGGCTAGGGAGGAGGGTCTGAACGTGCTCCACGCCAACGCCTACCGCCCGGAGTACCTGAAGCGGGCCACGGGGGGAAGAAGGCTTATGCTTTCCGCCTTTGCCCAAGCAGCCCTCTTGGCAGGCCTTCCCCTTCTGCCCTTAGGCCACCCCCTGGCCCTCCCCCCCGCCTTCTGGGAGGACCCTTTGGGGGTAGGGGCCAAAACGGCGGCTCTGGCCCGAGGGTTTGACCTGGTGGTCCTGGAGTACTGGGCGTTGGACCTGGCCGCCCACCGCCTTCCGGATACCCTTCCCGAGCGTTTCCGCGAGCTTTCCCTGTTCCTGAAGGGTTTCCTGGAGGAAGGCGGCACCCTCCTCCTCACCTCCGACCACGGGAACGCCGAGGAACCCTGGCATCCCAACCACACCCGAAACCCCGTACCCCTAGTCCATACCGGGGAAACCCCCTTCTGGCCGCAGGACCTGGCAGGCGTCTTCCCCTGGTTGCAAGTGATTATCACTTCTAAACTTAGGAAATCCGACCGGAATACTTGA
- a CDS encoding OsmC family protein: protein MPVRKASAVWEGGLRNGQGLMKLQSQVFEGPYSFPSRFEEGPGTNPEELIAAAHAGCFSMALAASLEREGFPPKRVSTEAHVHLEMVEGKATITRIDLVTEAEVPGITPEKFQEIAQAAKEGCPVSRALGAVKEIALKARLV, encoded by the coding sequence ATGCCGGTTAGAAAGGCCAGTGCGGTGTGGGAAGGTGGTTTGCGTAACGGCCAGGGCCTTATGAAACTGCAAAGCCAGGTCTTTGAGGGGCCCTATTCCTTCCCTTCCCGCTTTGAGGAGGGGCCGGGGACCAACCCCGAGGAGCTCATCGCTGCCGCCCACGCGGGGTGCTTTTCCATGGCCTTGGCGGCCTCTTTGGAGCGGGAGGGCTTCCCCCCTAAGCGGGTTTCCACCGAGGCCCATGTGCACCTGGAGATGGTGGAGGGGAAGGCCACCATCACCCGGATTGACCTGGTCACCGAGGCGGAGGTGCCGGGGATCACCCCGGAGAAGTTCCAGGAGATCGCCCAGGCGGCCAAGGAGGGGTGCCCGGTTTCCCGGGCCCTGGGGGCGGTGAAGGAGATTGCCCTAAAGGCCCGCCTCGTCTAA
- a CDS encoding zinc ribbon domain-containing protein: MGNVNGADVPHRGQLEALKALYHLQEKDLEIDRLQKEAETLPQDLVSVKAQVEALEDRLADLLERQAELRKEYHRHSLDIEDLTAKEKQAEAEQRQAQSAREQTQYENRIQQIKDRIRELLELSTPIMEAMENLESEIQEVEAELAALKPRLEELLEANRVRVEALKAEIALRLEERSLMAQAIPVPVLKEYEAIRRARKGTGIARMHRQGQVFRCEGCNVVLPTHVAQKVVQGQLVRCPSCGRLLWKGEG, translated from the coding sequence ATGGGAAACGTGAACGGGGCGGATGTTCCCCACAGGGGACAGCTTGAGGCGCTTAAGGCTCTTTACCACCTGCAGGAAAAGGACCTGGAGATAGACCGATTGCAAAAGGAGGCGGAAACCCTCCCCCAGGACCTGGTTTCCGTGAAGGCCCAGGTGGAGGCCCTGGAAGACCGGCTTGCCGACCTCCTGGAGCGCCAGGCAGAGCTCCGCAAGGAGTACCACCGCCACAGCCTGGACATCGAGGACCTCACCGCCAAGGAAAAGCAGGCGGAGGCCGAGCAGCGCCAGGCCCAAAGCGCCCGCGAGCAGACCCAGTACGAGAACCGCATCCAGCAGATCAAGGACCGCATCAGGGAACTCCTGGAGCTTTCCACCCCCATCATGGAGGCCATGGAGAACCTGGAAAGCGAGATCCAGGAGGTGGAAGCCGAGCTCGCCGCCTTAAAGCCCCGCCTGGAGGAGCTCCTGGAAGCCAACCGGGTAAGGGTGGAAGCCCTAAAGGCCGAGATCGCCCTCAGGCTGGAGGAACGCTCCCTCATGGCCCAGGCCATCCCTGTCCCTGTCCTGAAGGAGTACGAGGCCATCCGCCGGGCCCGCAAGGGCACCGGCATCGCCCGCATGCACCGCCAAGGCCAGGTCTTCCGTTGCGAGGGGTGCAACGTGGTGCTGCCCACCCACGTGGCGCAAAAGGTGGTGCAGGGGCAGCTGGTGCGCTGCCCCTCCTGCGGCCGGCTCCTCTGGAAAGGGGAGGGTTAG
- a CDS encoding MBL fold metallo-hydrolase produces the protein MRVYRLSVGPLQENTYLVEGREGVVLIDPGDEAERILALLASTGSMPRAILLTHAHFDHVGAVAPLVEALSLPVFLHPLDLPLYRQAAEVARMWGLIIPDPPLPVEPLEEGQVLFGLSVWHLPGHSPGHVAFIHPGEAGQPPKVLSGDLLFRGSIGRYDLPGASREDLFRSLKRLLTLPQGTEVYPGHGPPTTLALEAKTNPFLLGLEWET, from the coding sequence ATGAGGGTCTACCGCCTGAGCGTGGGCCCTCTCCAGGAAAACACCTACCTGGTGGAGGGAAGGGAAGGGGTGGTGCTCATAGACCCCGGGGACGAGGCGGAGAGGATCCTGGCCCTTTTGGCGTCCACGGGGTCCATGCCCCGGGCCATCCTCCTCACCCACGCCCACTTCGACCACGTGGGGGCGGTGGCCCCCCTGGTGGAGGCCCTGTCCTTGCCGGTCTTCCTCCACCCCCTGGACCTTCCCCTCTACCGGCAGGCGGCGGAGGTGGCCCGCATGTGGGGCCTCATCATCCCCGACCCTCCCCTCCCGGTGGAGCCTTTGGAGGAAGGGCAGGTCCTCTTCGGCCTCAGCGTGTGGCACCTTCCTGGCCACAGCCCGGGCCATGTGGCCTTCATCCATCCCGGCGAGGCCGGACAACCCCCTAAAGTCCTTTCCGGGGACCTTCTCTTCCGAGGGAGCATCGGCCGCTACGATCTTCCCGGGGCAAGCCGGGAGGACCTTTTCCGCTCCCTAAAGCGCCTCCTCACCCTGCCCCAGGGGACGGAGGTCTATCCGGGGCATGGGCCCCCCACCACCCTGGCCCTCGAGGCCAAGACCAACCCCTTCCTTCTGGGGTTAGAATGGGAAACGTGA
- a CDS encoding sulfurtransferase encodes MEIPPEAVLVDTRPRSAYEAGHLPGARHLDLSAPRLRLREEAELRALEAGLSELFGELGLKSPVILYDEGLTSRLCRTAFFLGLGGLEVELWTEGWEAHATEREEPKPKRSDTLARLRRDWLLTADEAARHPLLLDVRSPEEHQGKLHPPCCPKGGRIPGSRNAPLELFLEPDGVLKRLGLEPGQEVGVYCHSGARSAVAFFVLRSLGVKARNYLGSMHEWLGEGLPTEP; translated from the coding sequence ATGGAGATCCCTCCCGAAGCCGTCTTGGTGGACACCAGGCCCAGGTCTGCCTACGAGGCAGGCCACCTGCCAGGCGCCCGCCACCTGGACCTCTCGGCCCCCCGGCTTCGCCTGCGGGAAGAGGCGGAACTTAGGGCCCTGGAGGCTGGCCTCAGCGAGCTTTTCGGGGAACTCGGGCTCAAAAGCCCCGTAATCCTCTACGACGAGGGCCTCACCAGCCGCCTTTGCCGCACCGCCTTCTTCCTGGGCCTTGGGGGGCTTGAGGTGGAACTTTGGACCGAGGGCTGGGAAGCCCACGCCACCGAGCGGGAGGAGCCCAAGCCCAAGCGTTCGGACACCTTAGCCCGCCTCCGGCGGGACTGGCTCCTCACCGCGGACGAGGCGGCCCGGCACCCCCTTCTTTTGGATGTGCGAAGCCCCGAGGAGCACCAGGGCAAGCTCCACCCCCCCTGCTGCCCCAAGGGAGGGCGGATCCCGGGAAGCCGGAACGCCCCCCTGGAGCTCTTCCTGGAGCCGGATGGGGTGCTGAAGCGGCTAGGCCTGGAGCCGGGACAGGAGGTGGGGGTCTACTGTCACTCCGGGGCCCGGAGTGCCGTGGCTTTCTTCGTGCTGAGAAGCCTGGGGGTCAAGGCCAGGAACTACCTGGGCTCCATGCACGAGTGGCTAGGGGAGGGCCTTCCCACCGAGCCATGA
- a CDS encoding Hsp20/alpha crystallin family protein: MALVRREVRPTEITPFRTWGPFSLLEEANRLFEEVLGDFARPAATFVAPADLYETDEALVLEMAAPGLAPEDLEVSLEGSKLTVRGQVKPAEEAKVRRYYLQEIPHGSFVRTFSLPVEVDASQAKAEFRHGILRLTLPKVAEARAKRIPIEVVQ, from the coding sequence ATGGCCCTGGTTCGTAGGGAAGTGCGTCCCACGGAGATTACCCCCTTCCGTACCTGGGGTCCTTTCTCCCTCCTGGAGGAGGCCAACCGGCTCTTTGAGGAGGTCTTGGGCGACTTTGCCCGGCCCGCGGCCACCTTTGTGGCCCCTGCGGACCTCTACGAGACCGACGAGGCCCTGGTCCTGGAGATGGCGGCGCCGGGCCTGGCTCCTGAGGACCTGGAGGTGAGCCTCGAGGGCAGCAAGCTCACCGTACGGGGCCAGGTGAAGCCCGCCGAGGAGGCTAAGGTGCGCCGCTACTACCTGCAGGAGATCCCCCACGGCTCCTTCGTGCGCACCTTCAGCCTCCCCGTGGAGGTGGATGCCTCCCAGGCCAAGGCGGAGTTCCGCCACGGGATCCTGCGCCTCACCCTGCCCAAGGTGGCCGAGGCCCGGGCCAAGCGGATCCCCATCGAGGTGGTTCAGTAA
- a CDS encoding MalY/PatB family protein — protein sequence MVLPPRKDSLKWGTYPEDVLPLWVADMDFPVAEPIRRAIGERAEGFLGYPPREGDPELKALILERTGLEGEVAFMPGVVVGLFGAVAAFTAPGQGVLTQVPVYPPFLAAIRQQRRTVLANPLRETEEGYRLDLEGLERLAYASRLLLFCHPQNPTGRVFGEEELSALAAIARKHDLIVVSDELHAPLTYERTHVPLARLLPERTLTLLGPGKAYNLAGLPLGAVVGPKPLVETLRRHLPHTFPNVLAMAAWKAALLEAGPWLEETLARFKANRDRVAAWAKEVGLGHFAPEGTYLAWLKTPLPQAASFFLKEARVALNPGENFGEGYDRYVRLNFATYPEVLEEALRRLAEALRRA from the coding sequence ATGGTGCTTCCCCCCCGCAAGGACTCGCTGAAGTGGGGCACCTATCCCGAGGACGTCCTGCCCCTTTGGGTGGCGGACATGGACTTCCCCGTGGCCGAGCCCATCCGGCGGGCCATTGGGGAGAGGGCCGAGGGCTTTTTGGGCTACCCGCCCCGGGAGGGGGACCCGGAGCTCAAGGCCCTCATCCTGGAAAGGACGGGTTTGGAAGGCGAGGTGGCCTTCATGCCCGGGGTGGTGGTGGGGCTATTCGGGGCGGTGGCCGCCTTCACCGCCCCTGGCCAAGGGGTCCTGACCCAGGTCCCCGTATACCCCCCGTTTCTGGCCGCCATCCGCCAGCAAAGGCGCACGGTTCTGGCGAATCCCCTAAGGGAAACAGAGGAGGGGTACCGGCTGGACCTCGAGGGCCTGGAGCGCCTGGCGTACGCCAGCAGGCTCCTCCTCTTCTGCCATCCGCAAAACCCCACGGGAAGGGTCTTTGGGGAGGAGGAGCTTTCCGCCCTGGCCGCCATCGCCCGCAAGCACGACCTCATCGTGGTCTCCGATGAGCTTCACGCCCCCCTGACCTACGAGAGGACCCACGTGCCCCTGGCCCGCCTCCTCCCCGAGCGCACCCTCACCCTGCTGGGCCCAGGAAAGGCCTACAACCTGGCTGGGCTCCCCCTAGGGGCCGTGGTGGGGCCTAAGCCCCTGGTGGAGACCCTTAGGCGCCACCTGCCCCACACCTTCCCCAACGTCTTGGCCATGGCCGCCTGGAAGGCTGCCCTGCTGGAGGCGGGGCCTTGGCTGGAGGAGACCCTCGCCCGGTTCAAGGCCAACCGCGACCGGGTGGCGGCTTGGGCCAAGGAGGTGGGCCTGGGACACTTTGCCCCGGAGGGCACCTACCTGGCCTGGCTCAAAACCCCCCTTCCCCAGGCAGCCTCCTTCTTCCTCAAGGAGGCCCGGGTGGCCCTAAACCCCGGGGAGAACTTCGGGGAAGGGTACGACCGCTACGTGCGCCTCAACTTCGCCACCTACCCCGAGGTGCTGGAAGAGGCCCTGAGGCGCCTGGCCGAGGCCCTAAGGAGGGCCTAA
- the lgt gene encoding prolipoprotein diacylglyceryl transferase, with product MIQIGPLRIQWYGFLLTLAIFIGFELAKRRLKAWGLDAERFEVVAFWAVIFGVVGARLGYVLTSPGPFVQNPVEILYIRHGGLSFHGAILGGALVFLYFHRRRGYPLWPYLDAATPGVALGIIAGRIGNLMNGSDTVGRLTSLPIGFTWPEWAKGFPGICPGIEDISQVYRCAELLRGPVHLTQIYGALVGLILLPLSYYWLRKKPFFGYAFWNFLLWYSVLRSVLEEPFRLNPLWLPVYRNHELGIGLFTATQVVSLPLILLSWYMLRRLGR from the coding sequence ATGATCCAGATCGGCCCCTTGCGCATCCAGTGGTATGGCTTTCTCCTGACCCTGGCCATCTTCATCGGCTTTGAGCTGGCCAAGCGCCGGCTTAAGGCCTGGGGGTTGGATGCGGAGCGGTTTGAGGTGGTGGCCTTCTGGGCCGTCATCTTCGGGGTGGTGGGGGCCAGGCTGGGCTACGTCCTCACCTCCCCCGGTCCTTTCGTGCAAAATCCCGTGGAGATCCTGTACATCCGGCACGGGGGCCTCTCCTTCCACGGGGCCATTTTGGGCGGGGCCCTGGTCTTCCTCTACTTTCACAGGCGAAGGGGCTATCCCCTCTGGCCCTACCTGGACGCCGCCACCCCGGGGGTGGCCCTGGGCATCATCGCCGGGAGGATCGGGAACCTGATGAATGGCTCGGATACCGTGGGGCGCCTTACCTCCTTGCCCATCGGCTTCACCTGGCCAGAGTGGGCTAAGGGCTTCCCGGGCATCTGCCCCGGCATTGAGGACATCTCCCAGGTGTACCGGTGCGCGGAGCTCCTCCGGGGCCCCGTGCACCTCACCCAGATCTACGGGGCCCTGGTGGGCCTCATCCTCCTGCCCCTCTCCTATTACTGGCTTCGCAAGAAGCCCTTTTTCGGGTACGCCTTCTGGAACTTCCTCCTGTGGTACAGCGTGCTCCGCTCGGTCCTCGAGGAGCCCTTCCGGCTAAACCCCCTCTGGCTTCCCGTGTACCGCAACCACGAGCTGGGCATCGGCCTTTTCACCGCCACCCAGGTGGTGAGCCTGCCCCTCATCCTCCTTTCCTGGTACATGCTAAGGCGCCTGGGCCGGTAA
- a CDS encoding glutaredoxin family protein, producing MLFPMDLVFVTRKGCGLCEKAERALWTLGIPYVRRDVDQDPKLFRLYTFRVPVLLLGDRVLLEGLFDERSLMELVQKLQRGGEA from the coding sequence ATGCTTTTCCCCATGGACCTGGTCTTCGTCACCCGCAAGGGGTGCGGCCTTTGCGAAAAGGCGGAAAGGGCCCTTTGGACTTTGGGAATACCCTATGTGCGCCGGGATGTGGACCAAGACCCAAAGCTCTTCCGCCTCTACACCTTCCGGGTACCTGTGCTTCTTTTGGGGGATAGGGTGCTTTTGGAGGGCCTCTTTGACGAGAGGTCGCTGATGGAGTTGGTGCAGAAGCTCCAAAGAGGGGGTGAGGCATGA
- a CDS encoding DUF456 family protein, with amino-acid sequence MDAFADWLFVVLWGAGVLLTLVPFIPATLLILAAALLHEALVGFRELSLGLWLALGVLALLAMTLDNLATLLGAKRYGAGRAGLWGAFLGGLLGLFLGVVGVLVLPFLLAWLFEYLSGRKPEEALKAAWGTLVGLMGGVVAKAILHVAMGILVIRAIF; translated from the coding sequence ATGGATGCCTTCGCCGACTGGCTCTTTGTGGTCCTATGGGGGGCGGGGGTGCTCCTTACCCTCGTGCCTTTCATTCCCGCCACCCTTTTGATCCTGGCCGCCGCCCTCCTCCACGAGGCCCTGGTGGGCTTCCGGGAACTTTCCTTGGGCCTGTGGCTGGCCCTAGGGGTCCTGGCCCTCCTGGCCATGACCCTGGACAACCTGGCCACCCTTCTTGGGGCGAAAAGGTACGGGGCGGGACGGGCAGGGCTTTGGGGGGCCTTCTTGGGCGGGCTCCTAGGCCTCTTCCTGGGGGTGGTGGGGGTTCTGGTTCTGCCCTTTTTGCTGGCCTGGCTCTTTGAGTACCTTTCGGGGAGGAAGCCCGAGGAGGCCCTCAAGGCAGCCTGGGGCACCCTGGTGGGGCTCATGGGGGGCGTGGTGGCCAAGGCGATCCTCCACGTGGCCATGGGGATCCTGGTGATCCGGGCCATCTTCTGA
- a CDS encoding 3-hydroxyacyl-CoA dehydrogenase NAD-binding domain-containing protein, with the protein MDFGLPKEQGVVKTQPPFGEVREGRVALTPQGVRELVNRGHRVYVERGAGERAGFPDALYEEAGARLVSREEAFGRGEVVLKVGRPTLEEVALLRPGATVMAFLHLAVAESPLVEAMAEKGLTAIGYELIGAEGRRPVLKAMSEIAGRLAPQIAGRLLEAPFGPGVLLSGLPGIPPGDVVILGAGVLGRAAARSFLGTGASVYLLDKELSALEEASKEAKGAVTALITQSRLERYAAFADVLVGAVAVPGERAPLLLSRALLSRMRPGAVLLDFAIDQGGIAETSRVGVYQEMGITHFCLPNVPALVPRTSSHALTATLLPFLLEVEEDPLKVPELRQGAYLLLGQKGGHLE; encoded by the coding sequence ATGGACTTTGGCCTACCCAAGGAGCAAGGCGTGGTAAAAACCCAACCCCCCTTCGGGGAGGTGCGGGAGGGCCGGGTGGCCCTCACCCCCCAGGGGGTGCGGGAGCTGGTGAACCGGGGCCACCGGGTTTATGTGGAGCGGGGGGCAGGGGAGCGGGCCGGGTTTCCCGACGCCCTATATGAGGAGGCCGGAGCCCGGCTGGTGAGCCGGGAGGAGGCCTTTGGCCGGGGGGAGGTGGTCTTGAAGGTGGGAAGGCCCACCCTCGAGGAGGTGGCCCTCCTCCGCCCCGGGGCCACGGTGATGGCCTTTTTGCACCTGGCGGTGGCGGAGTCCCCTTTGGTGGAGGCCATGGCGGAAAAGGGCCTAACCGCCATTGGGTACGAACTCATCGGGGCGGAGGGAAGGCGCCCCGTGCTCAAGGCCATGAGCGAGATCGCAGGCCGCCTGGCCCCCCAGATTGCGGGAAGGCTTTTGGAGGCCCCCTTCGGCCCCGGGGTGCTCCTTTCGGGCCTGCCCGGGATTCCCCCTGGGGATGTGGTCATCCTGGGGGCAGGGGTTTTGGGGAGGGCGGCGGCCCGCTCCTTTTTGGGGACGGGGGCCTCGGTCTACCTCTTGGACAAGGAGCTTTCTGCCCTGGAGGAAGCCTCCAAGGAGGCCAAAGGGGCGGTCACCGCCCTCATCACCCAAAGCCGGCTGGAACGGTACGCCGCCTTCGCCGATGTCCTGGTGGGGGCGGTGGCGGTGCCTGGGGAAAGGGCCCCCCTCCTCCTGAGCCGGGCTCTCCTCTCCCGCATGCGCCCGGGGGCGGTCCTCCTGGACTTCGCCATCGACCAGGGAGGGATCGCGGAAACCAGCCGGGTGGGGGTGTACCAGGAGATGGGTATCACCCACTTCTGCCTTCCCAACGTGCCTGCCCTGGTGCCCCGCACCAGCAGCCACGCCCTTACCGCCACCCTTCTGCCCTTTCTCCTAGAGGTGGAGGAGGACCCCTTGAAGGTGCCAGAGCTCCGGCAAGGGGCCTACCTCCTCCTGGGCCAGAAAGGAGGGCACCTGGAATGA